A single genomic interval of Lewinellaceae bacterium harbors:
- a CDS encoding T9SS type A sorting domain-containing protein has translation MVRIFIIIGLLFGGRQAAVGQQIAQFETTLYFEDAIGNRDSVVVGYDTLATRDIDPEFGEVEILSPFDSIFEVRAGHFRWPWREKLSKKIIDRGTPASGPLAPEDCYSGQSVFIYIWARHQPVKVWWDRAVFSERRCYRASALLNHWLDELAGPISPDEIPPEYACLAAEDSIHFDMSAEYLLSNPSFSALISLEKEVQGLGLQTIYGLRFFPASTPFDYSPCYWVTSAREEAAPEFVSIFPNPTGNEAWFSLPEGVEAVQWRLFGINGALLREHRETTASEVELSGLPV, from the coding sequence ATGGTACGAATATTTATTATTATAGGCTTGCTGTTTGGTGGCCGACAAGCTGCCGTTGGCCAACAAATAGCGCAGTTTGAAACGACTCTCTATTTTGAGGATGCAATCGGCAACCGAGATTCTGTAGTAGTGGGGTATGATACACTTGCTACCCGTGATATTGACCCGGAGTTTGGGGAAGTAGAAATTCTTTCACCCTTCGATTCGATATTTGAAGTGCGAGCTGGCCATTTCAGGTGGCCATGGAGAGAAAAATTGTCCAAAAAAATAATTGATAGGGGCACTCCTGCCTCTGGACCGCTTGCCCCTGAGGACTGCTATAGTGGCCAATCCGTTTTCATTTACATCTGGGCCAGGCACCAACCGGTCAAAGTATGGTGGGACCGCGCAGTTTTTTCGGAACGGCGATGTTATCGGGCTTCTGCGCTGTTAAACCATTGGCTGGATGAACTGGCCGGGCCCATATCGCCGGATGAAATACCGCCGGAATACGCTTGCCTGGCCGCCGAAGACTCTATCCATTTTGATATGTCCGCAGAGTATTTGTTGAGCAACCCTTCCTTTTCTGCTTTGATTAGCCTGGAAAAAGAAGTGCAAGGTCTGGGCCTGCAAACCATTTACGGCCTTCGGTTTTTTCCGGCGTCCACGCCCTTTGATTATTCGCCCTGTTACTGGGTTACCTCAGCCCGCGAGGAGGCGGCACCTGAGTTTGTTTCCATATTTCCCAATCCAACGGGCAACGAGGCCTGGTTCAGCCTTCCGGAAGGGGTCGAGGCGGTGCAATGGCGGCTTTTTGGCATCAACGGTGCTTTGCTGCGGGAGCATCGGGAAACCACAGCGAGCGAAGTCGAGCTATCAGGCCTACCTGTATGA
- the mutS gene encoding DNA mismatch repair protein MutS produces MRQYFKVKTKYPDAILLFRVGDFYETFGADAITASQVLGIILTRRNNGGSDIELAGFPHHSMDLYLPRLVRAGYRVAICEQLEKPSPQKKIVRRGVTEVVTPGVAVDDKLLDHRSNNYLASIFFGRKGQTGVSFLDISTGEFLVCEGSLAYAEKLIQSFNPSELIFSKERRKEVEKLFGDKYYTFMLDEWVYSFDYSREKLLEHFEVQNLKGFGVEEMELGQVAAGATLHYLATTENKNLQHINAISRIQPDRYVWLDRFTVRNLELIYSNHDSGVPLIKILDQTVSSMGARLLKKWVVLPLKSIPAIESRLDMVGYFLDNPGLSGEIEQYIQQMGDLERLISKVPLGKINPREVVQLKKALGLINPIKELLLASDNAYLAKIAEGLNPCSLLKEEIGRQVVEDPPVNLAKGGVIADGFNEELDELRNVVQNSEGLLEEIQKTESQRTGINSLKIGFNNVFGYYLEVTNKYKNQVPPEWARKQTLTNAERYITDELKKLEARILGAQEKILELEEQLFEQLVLGLADYIQPIQHNAHLIARIDCLLSFAKVAQKNNYCRPQIDDSLVLDVRQGRHPVIEQQMALDEAYVPNDVYLDNEEQQILMITGPNMAGKSALLRQTALISLMAQMGSFVPAQSARLGLVDKVFTRVGASDNISSGESTFMVEMNETASIMNNISDRSIILLDEIGRGTSTYDGISIAWSIAEFLHSNGVARPKTLFATHYHELNELANKFSRIKNFNIATREVGQKVIFLRKLVPGGSEHSFGIHVAKMAGMPRSIVERAAHILTQLEQKFIDNGEAASADGIRADKPQTQNISTESIQLSIFETVDPTAGKIKEALLDLDLNSMTPIDCMMKLNELRKFLEE; encoded by the coding sequence ATGCGGCAGTATTTTAAGGTGAAAACCAAATATCCGGATGCCATTCTGCTGTTTCGGGTGGGCGATTTCTATGAAACGTTTGGAGCAGACGCCATTACCGCTTCCCAGGTGCTGGGCATCATTCTCACCCGCCGCAACAACGGCGGAAGCGATATCGAGCTGGCGGGCTTTCCCCATCATTCTATGGACCTCTACCTGCCCCGGCTGGTCCGGGCAGGCTACCGGGTAGCCATCTGCGAACAGCTGGAAAAACCCAGCCCCCAGAAAAAAATCGTCAGACGGGGCGTTACCGAAGTGGTGACGCCCGGCGTGGCGGTCGACGACAAACTCCTCGACCACAGGTCTAACAATTATCTTGCGTCTATCTTCTTTGGCCGCAAAGGGCAAACCGGCGTCTCCTTCCTGGATATCTCCACCGGCGAGTTCCTCGTCTGCGAGGGCAGCCTGGCCTATGCCGAAAAACTGATACAGAGCTTTAACCCTTCGGAGCTTATCTTTTCCAAAGAACGGCGCAAGGAGGTGGAAAAACTGTTCGGCGACAAGTATTACACCTTCATGCTGGACGAATGGGTTTACTCCTTTGACTATTCCCGGGAGAAGTTGCTGGAGCATTTCGAAGTCCAGAACCTGAAAGGCTTCGGCGTCGAGGAGATGGAACTGGGCCAGGTGGCCGCCGGCGCCACCCTGCACTACCTGGCCACCACCGAGAACAAGAACCTCCAGCACATCAACGCCATCAGCCGGATACAGCCGGACCGCTACGTGTGGCTCGACCGGTTTACCGTCCGCAACCTGGAGCTGATCTACAGCAACCACGACAGCGGGGTGCCGCTGATCAAAATACTGGACCAGACGGTTTCGTCTATGGGCGCCCGCCTGCTGAAAAAGTGGGTGGTCCTGCCGCTGAAGTCTATACCGGCCATCGAAAGCCGCCTGGATATGGTGGGATATTTTCTGGACAACCCCGGGCTGAGCGGGGAAATAGAGCAGTATATCCAGCAAATGGGCGACCTGGAACGCCTCATTTCTAAAGTGCCCCTGGGCAAGATCAACCCGCGGGAGGTGGTCCAGCTCAAAAAAGCCCTCGGGCTGATCAACCCGATTAAGGAGTTGCTGCTGGCCAGCGACAATGCCTATCTGGCCAAGATCGCCGAAGGGCTTAATCCCTGCAGCCTGCTCAAAGAGGAGATCGGCAGGCAAGTGGTGGAAGACCCCCCGGTCAACCTCGCCAAGGGAGGCGTCATCGCCGACGGTTTCAATGAAGAGCTGGATGAACTGCGCAACGTCGTTCAGAACAGCGAAGGGCTGCTCGAAGAGATACAGAAAACGGAGTCCCAGCGTACCGGCATCAACAGCCTCAAGATCGGCTTCAACAACGTTTTTGGCTACTACCTGGAAGTGACCAATAAATACAAAAACCAGGTGCCTCCCGAATGGGCCCGCAAGCAAACCCTGACCAATGCCGAACGCTACATCACCGATGAACTGAAAAAACTGGAAGCCAGAATCCTGGGCGCCCAGGAGAAAATCCTCGAACTGGAAGAGCAGCTCTTCGAACAGCTGGTCCTCGGCCTGGCGGATTACATACAGCCCATTCAGCACAATGCCCACCTCATTGCGCGCATCGACTGCCTGCTGTCTTTTGCCAAAGTGGCCCAAAAGAACAACTACTGCCGGCCGCAGATCGACGATTCCCTGGTGCTGGATGTCCGCCAGGGGCGCCATCCGGTGATCGAACAGCAGATGGCGCTGGATGAAGCCTACGTGCCCAACGACGTTTACCTCGATAATGAGGAGCAGCAGATTCTGATGATTACCGGCCCCAACATGGCGGGCAAGTCGGCCTTGCTGCGGCAGACGGCCCTCATCTCTTTAATGGCGCAGATGGGCTCTTTTGTGCCGGCTCAGAGCGCCCGCCTCGGCCTGGTCGACAAGGTCTTTACCAGGGTGGGCGCCTCCGACAACATCTCTTCCGGAGAATCCACTTTCATGGTCGAGATGAACGAGACGGCCAGCATCATGAACAACATCTCCGACCGCAGCATCATCCTGCTGGACGAGATCGGCCGGGGCACCAGCACCTACGACGGCATCTCGATCGCCTGGTCGATCGCAGAATTCCTCCACAGCAATGGCGTTGCGCGCCCCAAAACCCTTTTTGCTACCCACTACCACGAGCTCAACGAACTGGCCAACAAGTTTTCCCGGATCAAAAATTTCAACATCGCAACCCGGGAAGTGGGGCAGAAGGTGATTTTCCTCCGTAAGCTGGTGCCGGGAGGAAGCGAGCACAGCTTCGGCATCCATGTGGCAAAAATGGCGGGCATGCCCCGCAGTATCGTGGAGCGGGCCGCTCATATTCTCACCCAGCTGGAGCAGAAATTCATAGACAACGGAGAAGCGGCTTCCGCCGACGGCATCAGGGCAGACAAACCCCAGACCCAGAACATTTCAACGGAGTCTATTCAACTCAGCATCTTTGAAACGGTAGACCCCACCGCCGGCAAGATCAAAGAAGCCTTGCTCGACCTGGACCTGAACTCCATGACGCCGATCGACTGCATGATGAAACTCAACGAACTGAGAAAATTCCTGGAAGAATAA
- a CDS encoding 3'-5' exonuclease, whose translation MIFNWLTNLLGPSSDHPEFWRAYLASLDGALGKRMPIEEVCFVVFDTETTGLDPKKDRILSIGAVKVHNWQIDLSQRLDCYVQQSYQSPGATIEVHGILPGSNKAQDIDEIEAVKNFIEYCHNSVLVGHHVAFDISMVNQVLKGMIGQKLVNKSLDTASLASRVSEKKDYEQPGTFALDDLCKKYRIPMSDRHTAAGDAFITAVLLMKLLARLKKRGVKTLGGLLRGPAL comes from the coding sequence ATGATCTTCAACTGGTTGACAAACCTACTGGGCCCTTCCTCCGATCACCCGGAATTCTGGCGGGCCTACCTCGCAAGCCTGGATGGGGCATTGGGAAAACGCATGCCCATTGAGGAGGTTTGTTTTGTCGTTTTCGATACTGAGACAACAGGGCTTGATCCGAAGAAGGACCGCATTTTGTCAATTGGAGCCGTCAAAGTGCACAACTGGCAGATCGACCTGAGCCAAAGGCTGGACTGTTATGTACAGCAATCGTACCAGTCGCCCGGAGCAACCATCGAGGTGCACGGCATCCTGCCTGGCTCCAATAAAGCCCAAGATATTGACGAGATCGAAGCGGTGAAGAACTTTATAGAATACTGCCACAATAGTGTTCTGGTCGGCCATCATGTCGCTTTTGACATTTCTATGGTCAATCAGGTCCTGAAAGGCATGATTGGGCAAAAGCTGGTCAACAAAAGCCTCGATACGGCATCCCTGGCCAGCCGGGTTTCAGAAAAAAAAGACTATGAACAGCCGGGAACCTTTGCCCTGGATGACCTTTGCAAAAAGTACCGCATCCCCATGAGCGACCGCCACACTGCTGCCGGCGACGCCTTCATCACTGCCGTTCTATTGATGAAACTGCTCGCCCGCCTGAAAAAGCGAGGGGTGAAAACGCTGGGGGGGCTGCTGCGCGGGCCGGCGCTTTAG
- a CDS encoding Na+:solute symporter, whose product MNLTTLDWAIIGGYFLFALAIGIGVSRSAGKDMQEFFLSGRNMPWWLLGVSMVATTFSSDTPNLVTGFVREDGVAKNWSWWAFLLTGMLTVFVYAKLWRRANILTDIEFYELRYSGWAAAFLRGFRALYLGLIFNVMVMGAVSLAAIKFGQIILGIPGWQTLLIAGSITLAYSAFGGLKAVVVTDFVLFLLAMVGSVWACVYLLGLPEVGGLAKLLEHPEVRDKLSLAPDLSDPSQYIPLLLIPLAVQWWASYYPGAEPGGGGYIAQRMFSAQDEKQAIGATLFFNVAHYALRPWPWILIGLASIVVFPTLGDIQEAFPTLSADKLGHDVAYPAMLTRLPPGLLGLVAASLIAAFMSTMSTQINLGASYLVNDFYRRFLKPGATEKELVRAGRLFTIISMVLGIGLGLMLQDASQAFNLLLLLGAGTGLIYILRWFWWKINAFTEIIAMVASLIIAGYFTFVHDKMGFLPMEDWEKIIVGAVLTTAIWVTSVFFTPPTRQETLVAFYRRIRPAALGWKPVIEQAHAEGIELEAEPGQLPLEIACMVIGCLTVYGTLFAMGYWLYGETGLALASTLVAMGGAYFLFRVWGKLRTQKAEG is encoded by the coding sequence ATGAACCTCACGACTTTAGACTGGGCTATCATCGGCGGCTATTTTCTTTTTGCCCTTGCCATTGGCATTGGAGTTTCCCGTTCGGCAGGCAAGGACATGCAGGAGTTTTTTCTCTCCGGGCGCAACATGCCCTGGTGGCTGCTCGGCGTTTCCATGGTTGCCACCACCTTTTCTTCGGATACGCCCAACCTGGTCACCGGCTTTGTCCGGGAAGACGGGGTAGCCAAAAACTGGAGCTGGTGGGCGTTCCTGCTTACAGGCATGCTCACGGTCTTTGTCTACGCCAAGCTGTGGCGGCGGGCCAATATCCTGACCGACATTGAATTTTACGAGCTGCGCTACAGCGGCTGGGCCGCCGCGTTCCTTCGCGGTTTTCGGGCCCTGTACCTGGGGCTGATTTTCAATGTCATGGTGATGGGAGCGGTTTCGCTGGCGGCCATAAAGTTCGGACAGATCATCCTGGGCATACCGGGCTGGCAGACTTTGCTGATTGCCGGCTCAATCACCCTGGCCTACAGCGCTTTTGGGGGATTGAAAGCGGTGGTGGTTACCGATTTTGTGTTGTTCCTCCTGGCGATGGTAGGTTCGGTCTGGGCGTGCGTTTACCTCTTGGGCCTCCCGGAAGTAGGCGGGCTGGCGAAATTGCTCGAGCACCCGGAGGTGCGGGATAAGCTCAGCCTGGCGCCCGACCTCAGCGACCCCTCTCAGTATATTCCGCTGTTGCTGATCCCTCTGGCGGTGCAGTGGTGGGCATCTTATTATCCCGGCGCCGAGCCCGGCGGCGGAGGCTACATCGCGCAGCGCATGTTTTCGGCCCAGGACGAAAAGCAGGCCATTGGCGCCACGTTGTTCTTCAACGTAGCCCATTACGCCCTGCGCCCCTGGCCCTGGATACTGATCGGGCTGGCTTCCATCGTCGTATTTCCCACTTTGGGCGATATACAGGAGGCATTCCCCACCCTTTCTGCCGACAAGCTGGGGCACGATGTAGCCTATCCGGCCATGCTGACCAGGCTTCCTCCGGGCCTGCTGGGGCTGGTGGCGGCCTCGCTGATCGCCGCTTTCATGTCCACCATGTCTACCCAAATCAACCTCGGCGCGTCTTATCTGGTCAACGATTTCTACCGCCGCTTCCTCAAACCTGGCGCCACCGAAAAAGAACTGGTGCGGGCCGGGCGGTTGTTCACCATCATATCCATGGTGCTCGGCATCGGGCTGGGCCTGATGCTCCAGGACGCCTCGCAGGCTTTCAACCTCCTGCTCCTGCTGGGGGCCGGCACTGGCCTGATCTACATCCTGCGCTGGTTTTGGTGGAAGATCAACGCTTTCACCGAGATCATCGCTATGGTGGCTTCTCTCATCATCGCCGGCTATTTTACCTTTGTGCACGACAAAATGGGCTTCCTGCCCATGGAGGACTGGGAGAAGATCATCGTAGGCGCGGTGCTGACCACTGCCATCTGGGTCACCTCCGTTTTTTTCACTCCTCCCACCCGGCAGGAAACCCTGGTTGCTTTTTACCGGCGGATCAGGCCCGCCGCCCTGGGTTGGAAACCGGTGATCGAACAGGCGCACGCCGAAGGCATAGAGCTGGAGGCCGAGCCTGGCCAACTGCCCCTGGAAATAGCGTGCATGGTGATTGGTTGCCTGACCGTCTACGGCACCTTGTTTGCCATGGGATACTGGTTGTATGGGGAAACCGGCCTGGCTTTAGCCAGTACGCTGGTAGCGATGGGAGGAGCGTATTTCCTGTTCAGGGTCTGGGGGAAATTGAGGACGCAGAAGGCGGAGGGGTGA
- a CDS encoding pyruvate, phosphate dikinase — MKYTKYVYTFGDKKAEGNTKMKELLGGKGANLAEMNLIGVPVPPGFTITTEACTNYYKNGKEELLDILDEQVREGIRSVEDITGKRFGDPANPLLLSVRSGARASMPGMMDTVLNLGMNDEVVDGFGKKTNNERAAWDSYRRFIQMYGDVVMGMKPENKEDADPFEDAIDRLKEEKGVENDIELSKEDLVELCTRFSKLIEKRTGNAFPQDPWEQLWGAVTAVFGSWMNNRAIHYRALNGIPSSWGTAVNVQAMVFGNMGNTSATGVAFTRDPATGENIFTGEYLINAQGEDVVAGIRTPQQVTKEGSQRWAKLAGISEEVRRTQYPSLEEAMPEIYKELDELQNRLEDHYADMQDLEFTIEEGKLWILQTRNGKRTGASMVRIAVEMLEEGMLDEKKALLRVEPEKLNELLHPVFDKKAEKDAKEITKGLPASPGAATGQVVFFADETVEWAAKGKDVILVRRETSPEDIQGMDSARGILTSRGGMTSHAAVVARGMGKCCVSGAGALHIDYTTRTFSVDGITYKEGDWISLNGTTGQVFEGKIPTREVELSGNFGQLMKLASKYARLGVRTNADTPEEAQIARKFGATGIGLCRTEHMFFQADRILAVREMILAEDEAGRKEALAKLLPFQREDFEGIFRAMEGLPVTIRLLDPPLHEFLPSTEEAIREMSEDMGISIERIKEHIEELEEVNPMLGHRGCRLGNTYPEISGMQVRAILEAALNLKAEGVEVKPEIMIPLTSVGNELKQQRDFIRETAQKVFEERGQKVSYQIGTMIEVPRAAVVADKLAKCADFFSFGTNDLTQMTFGFSRDDVGKFLPVYLEKGILIKDPFQSIDQDGVGQLVKMGVERGRQTKENLTTGVCGEHGGDPASVEFFHRIGLDYVSCSPFRVPIARLVAGQAAARESLHIKQEVLEGVDAC; from the coding sequence ATGAAGTACACTAAATATGTCTACACCTTCGGAGACAAAAAAGCAGAAGGCAACACCAAGATGAAAGAATTGCTGGGCGGCAAGGGCGCCAACCTGGCGGAGATGAACCTCATTGGCGTACCGGTGCCTCCCGGATTCACCATCACCACTGAAGCTTGCACCAATTACTATAAGAACGGCAAAGAAGAATTGCTCGACATTCTCGACGAGCAGGTTCGGGAAGGCATCCGTTCTGTGGAAGACATTACCGGCAAGCGCTTCGGAGACCCGGCGAACCCGCTGTTGCTGTCGGTGCGTTCCGGCGCCCGGGCCTCGATGCCGGGCATGATGGACACCGTGCTCAACCTGGGGATGAACGACGAAGTCGTCGACGGGTTCGGCAAAAAAACCAACAATGAACGCGCCGCCTGGGATTCCTACCGCCGCTTCATCCAGATGTACGGCGACGTGGTAATGGGCATGAAACCCGAAAACAAAGAAGACGCCGACCCCTTTGAAGATGCCATCGACCGGCTCAAGGAAGAGAAAGGGGTGGAAAACGATATTGAGCTGAGCAAAGAAGACCTGGTCGAACTGTGTACCCGGTTCAGCAAACTCATCGAAAAGCGCACCGGCAATGCTTTCCCGCAAGACCCATGGGAACAGCTCTGGGGCGCCGTAACAGCTGTATTTGGCAGTTGGATGAACAACCGGGCGATCCACTACCGGGCACTGAACGGCATTCCCTCCTCCTGGGGCACCGCCGTCAACGTGCAGGCTATGGTATTCGGCAATATGGGCAACACCTCCGCTACCGGCGTCGCCTTCACCCGCGACCCCGCTACCGGCGAGAACATCTTCACCGGCGAATACCTGATCAACGCCCAGGGCGAAGACGTGGTGGCCGGCATCCGCACCCCCCAGCAGGTGACCAAAGAAGGTTCGCAGCGCTGGGCAAAGCTGGCCGGCATTTCCGAGGAGGTGCGCAGGACGCAGTATCCTTCCCTGGAAGAAGCCATGCCGGAAATCTATAAAGAACTGGACGAGCTGCAAAACCGCCTGGAAGACCACTACGCCGACATGCAGGACCTGGAGTTCACCATCGAAGAAGGCAAGCTGTGGATTCTGCAAACCCGAAACGGCAAGCGCACCGGCGCTTCTATGGTGCGCATCGCTGTGGAAATGCTCGAAGAAGGCATGCTCGACGAGAAGAAGGCCCTGCTGCGCGTGGAGCCGGAAAAACTGAACGAACTGCTGCACCCTGTATTCGATAAAAAGGCAGAAAAGGACGCCAAAGAGATCACCAAGGGCCTGCCCGCCTCGCCGGGCGCCGCTACCGGCCAGGTGGTTTTCTTTGCCGATGAGACGGTGGAATGGGCGGCAAAGGGCAAGGATGTGATCCTCGTCCGCCGCGAAACCTCCCCGGAAGATATTCAGGGGATGGACAGCGCCCGCGGCATCCTCACCAGCCGCGGCGGCATGACCTCCCACGCCGCTGTCGTAGCCCGAGGCATGGGCAAGTGCTGCGTCTCGGGCGCCGGCGCGCTGCACATTGACTATACTACCCGGACTTTCAGCGTAGACGGGATCACTTATAAAGAAGGCGACTGGATTTCCCTCAACGGCACCACCGGGCAGGTTTTTGAAGGCAAAATCCCCACCCGGGAAGTAGAGCTGAGCGGCAACTTCGGGCAACTGATGAAGCTGGCCAGCAAGTACGCCCGCCTCGGAGTGCGCACCAATGCCGATACGCCGGAAGAAGCTCAGATCGCTCGCAAATTTGGCGCCACCGGCATCGGCCTGTGCCGCACCGAGCACATGTTCTTCCAGGCCGACCGCATCCTCGCCGTCCGGGAGATGATCCTGGCTGAGGACGAGGCCGGCAGGAAGGAAGCGCTGGCCAAGCTGCTGCCCTTCCAGCGGGAGGATTTTGAAGGCATCTTCCGCGCCATGGAAGGCCTGCCGGTGACCATCCGCCTGCTCGACCCGCCTTTGCACGAGTTCCTGCCCAGTACGGAAGAAGCCATCAGAGAGATGTCAGAAGATATGGGTATCAGTATAGAACGCATCAAAGAACACATCGAAGAACTGGAAGAAGTGAACCCCATGCTCGGCCACCGCGGCTGCCGCCTGGGCAACACCTACCCGGAGATTTCGGGCATGCAGGTGCGCGCCATCCTGGAAGCAGCCCTCAACCTCAAAGCCGAGGGCGTCGAGGTGAAGCCCGAGATCATGATACCGCTGACCAGCGTGGGCAATGAACTGAAACAGCAGCGCGATTTTATCCGGGAAACCGCTCAGAAGGTATTTGAAGAAAGAGGGCAAAAAGTCAGTTATCAGATCGGCACCATGATCGAAGTGCCGCGTGCCGCCGTAGTGGCCGACAAGCTGGCCAAGTGCGCCGACTTCTTCTCCTTCGGCACCAACGACCTCACGCAAATGACCTTCGGTTTCTCCCGCGACGACGTCGGCAAATTCCTGCCCGTCTATCTGGAAAAGGGCATCCTCATTAAAGACCCCTTCCAGTCGATCGACCAGGACGGCGTCGGGCAACTGGTGAAGATGGGCGTCGAACGAGGCCGCCAAACGAAGGAGAACCTGACCACCGGCGTCTGCGGCGAACACGGCGGCGACCCTGCCTCCGTTGAGTTCTTCCACCGCATCGGCCTGGATTACGTCAGTTGCTCTCCCTTCCGGGTGCCCATCGCCCGGCTCGTGGCCGGACAGGCAGCGGCACGGGAAAGCCTGCACATCAAACAGGAAGTGCTGGAGGGAGTGGATGCTTGTTAG
- a CDS encoding endonuclease/exonuclease/phosphatase family protein, with protein MPLPKRLRQSLRLALLLLGAFALYIAAVLIYGTYDDWQPPAASPLEPRQVSEHNPIRDSVLSFVIWNLGYGGLGEESDFFYDHGSMFRSGGRMVCAPRNFVEKNIAGDTLFVQTTQSDFFLFQEVDVSSKRSYYINQFEEIAEELPGYAAFFAPNYKVSRVPIPLLEPWKAYGRVLSGLATYSRFQPYESTRLQLPGSFSWPTRIFQLDRCVALHRYHLANGKELVVLNVHNSAYDADGSLKRQQMAFLKELLLEEYGKGHYVVVGGDWNQCPPYFRFDGFMPGKSQGYSQINIEPDFLPADWQWVYDPTVPTNRKVRTPYVAGESFVTLIDFFLISPNIRARTVKGLDQQFRFSDHQPVWMEVELR; from the coding sequence ATGCCCCTACCCAAACGCCTCCGCCAAAGCCTCCGGCTTGCATTGCTCCTCCTGGGGGCATTTGCCCTGTACATTGCTGCAGTGCTGATCTACGGCACCTACGACGACTGGCAGCCGCCGGCCGCCAGCCCGCTCGAACCCCGTCAGGTATCGGAGCATAACCCGATCCGGGACAGCGTCCTGTCTTTCGTCATCTGGAACCTGGGTTACGGCGGGCTGGGGGAGGAGTCCGATTTTTTCTACGACCACGGCAGCATGTTCCGTTCCGGCGGCCGGATGGTCTGCGCGCCTCGCAATTTTGTGGAAAAAAACATCGCCGGCGACACCCTTTTCGTGCAAACGACCCAATCGGACTTTTTCCTGTTCCAGGAGGTCGACGTCAGCTCAAAAAGGAGTTACTACATCAACCAGTTTGAGGAGATCGCCGAAGAGCTGCCGGGCTACGCCGCTTTTTTCGCGCCCAATTACAAGGTGAGCAGGGTGCCCATACCGCTGCTGGAGCCCTGGAAAGCCTACGGCAGGGTGCTGAGCGGCCTGGCCACCTATTCCCGTTTTCAACCTTACGAATCCACTCGCCTGCAACTGCCGGGCTCCTTCTCCTGGCCTACGCGCATTTTCCAACTGGACCGTTGCGTGGCGCTGCACCGCTATCACCTGGCTAACGGCAAAGAGCTGGTGGTGCTGAACGTCCACAACTCCGCCTACGATGCCGACGGCTCCCTGAAGCGCCAGCAAATGGCCTTCCTGAAGGAACTGCTCCTGGAGGAATATGGAAAAGGGCATTATGTGGTTGTCGGGGGCGACTGGAACCAGTGCCCGCCTTACTTTCGCTTCGATGGGTTCATGCCGGGCAAGTCCCAGGGCTATAGCCAGATCAACATCGAGCCTGATTTTTTGCCGGCCGACTGGCAATGGGTGTACGACCCCACCGTGCCCACCAACCGAAAAGTTCGCACGCCTTACGTTGCCGGCGAGTCCTTCGTGACTTTAATCGATTTTTTTCTGATCAGCCCCAATATCCGCGCCCGCACTGTCAAAGGCCTGGACCAGCAGTTCCGCTTCTCCGACCACCAGCCGGTGTGGATGGAGGTAGAGTTGCGGTAG
- the dapB gene encoding 4-hydroxy-tetrahydrodipicolinate reductase, with protein sequence MKIALLGYGKMGRAIEQLALQDGDEIVLRADSGTSEEAARDFIQSAEVALEFSRPESAFGNIRLSLEAGVPVVCGTTAWLDRLEEAKALCEKCQGALLYASNFSIGVNLFFALNRYLAEMMAQLPQYKARMEEIHHAQKLDAPSGTAITLAEDILERMPGLSRWVNEQAGSPQELPILSKREGDVPGTHEVQYASAIDTITIRHEAHSREGFARGALLAARWLVGKQGYFEMKDMLGF encoded by the coding sequence ATGAAAATAGCATTGCTGGGATACGGAAAGATGGGCAGGGCCATCGAACAACTCGCCCTGCAGGACGGAGACGAGATCGTTCTCAGAGCCGATTCCGGGACCTCCGAAGAGGCAGCCCGGGATTTTATCCAATCCGCCGAGGTGGCCCTAGAGTTCAGCCGCCCCGAAAGCGCTTTCGGCAACATACGCCTGTCTCTGGAAGCCGGCGTGCCGGTGGTTTGCGGCACGACCGCCTGGCTAGATCGCCTGGAAGAGGCAAAAGCGCTTTGTGAAAAATGCCAGGGAGCGCTGCTCTACGCTTCCAACTTCAGCATCGGGGTCAACCTGTTTTTTGCCCTCAACCGCTACCTGGCGGAAATGATGGCCCAACTGCCTCAGTATAAGGCCCGGATGGAAGAAATTCACCATGCCCAGAAGCTGGATGCCCCCAGCGGCACCGCCATCACTCTGGCCGAAGACATCCTGGAGCGCATGCCGGGCCTGTCCAGATGGGTCAATGAGCAAGCCGGCAGCCCGCAGGAGTTGCCCATCCTCTCCAAAAGGGAAGGCGATGTTCCGGGTACTCATGAAGTGCAGTATGCTTCGGCCATCGACACGATCACCATTCGCCACGAAGCCCATTCCCGGGAGGGCTTTGCCCGGGGCGCCCTGCTGGCCGCCCGCTGGTTGGTTGGAAAACAGGGATACTTTGAAATGAAGGATATGCTCGGGTTTTGA